One part of the Candidatus Bathyarchaeota archaeon genome encodes these proteins:
- a CDS encoding magnesium transporter, producing MFKETSLACLFDIGGLIAGFMVALQLGLFNESPWAIALYPAVISVKGVLTGLLTGRLSTALHLGTVYPKFLGNTKSFRRLISAMIVLTLATSATISAISILFGILFWGVTVNEFPAILSVMLATLSLGLLITLTTVKVTFVSFKRGLDPDTIGYPLTSTVANIIITFLYIAVLSLYFSGGLGQWTIIMFGLINVFLVLFIVPMSLRDLEFRSIIKESLPTMLLVAFMVNITGTFLKGISDVVGGQRVIFTVYPAIIDMIGDAGLVVGAAATVKLTLGILTPTFSSIKKHAKNIVSAWASTLLLFVFTGMLALAINGVLTVEGVVALLPILLVANVIAFSAVILITYAISILTFKRGLDPDNFVIPLGSALADALTTIALFIAILLFL from the coding sequence ATGTTTAAAGAAACCTCACTGGCATGTCTCTTTGACATCGGCGGCTTAATCGCTGGCTTCATGGTTGCCCTGCAGCTGGGCCTCTTTAACGAGTCCCCGTGGGCTATCGCGCTTTACCCCGCCGTCATCAGCGTAAAAGGCGTCCTCACGGGTTTGCTTACAGGGCGACTGAGCACTGCACTGCATTTAGGCACTGTGTACCCGAAGTTTTTAGGCAACACCAAAAGCTTCCGTAGACTCATCAGCGCCATGATTGTTTTAACTTTGGCGACAAGCGCAACCATAAGCGCGATATCGATTCTTTTCGGCATCCTCTTTTGGGGAGTCACCGTAAACGAGTTTCCAGCCATCCTTTCCGTGATGCTTGCAACCCTCTCTTTGGGGCTACTTATCACCCTAACAACCGTAAAAGTCACCTTTGTCTCTTTCAAACGCGGCCTCGACCCCGACACCATCGGGTACCCGCTGACCTCTACAGTCGCCAACATAATCATAACCTTCCTCTACATCGCCGTCCTGAGCCTCTACTTCTCGGGGGGGCTGGGGCAGTGGACGATAATTATGTTCGGGCTCATCAACGTGTTTTTGGTACTCTTCATCGTTCCGATGAGCCTCCGAGACTTAGAGTTCCGCAGCATAATCAAGGAATCATTGCCCACGATGCTTCTGGTGGCGTTTATGGTTAACATAACTGGAACGTTCCTCAAGGGCATCAGCGACGTCGTAGGCGGACAACGAGTAATCTTCACTGTGTACCCCGCCATAATTGACATGATAGGCGACGCAGGCTTAGTGGTGGGGGCGGCGGCCACAGTGAAACTCACCCTGGGAATTTTAACGCCCACATTCTCCTCCATTAAAAAACATGCCAAAAACATTGTGAGCGCCTGGGCATCGACTCTTCTGCTCTTCGTCTTCACGGGTATGCTGGCGCTAGCCATCAATGGCGTTTTAACCGTCGAGGGCGTCGTGGCTTTGCTGCCGATTCTTTTAGTCGCCAACGTGATTGCCTTCTCAGCGGTCATCCTGATTACTTATGCAATTTCGATTTTAACGTTTAAACGCGGATTGGACCCCGACAACTTTGTTATCCCCCTCGGAAGCGCCTTGGCCGACGCCTTGACCACGATAGCGCTCTTTATCGCGATTTTACTCTTCCTTTAG